CCCGAAACGCTCATTTTGGGCGGGATACTCAGAAGTAAATGAATATGATCCGGACATACTTCTCCTTCGATGATTTCAACACCTTTCCATTGGCACAGTGTTCGGATTATTTCACGAATTGCTTCTTTCTTTTCGTTATAAAATACTTTCCTTCGATATTTAGGTGCAAACACTACATGATATTTGCAATTCCATTTTGTATGTGCTAAGCTTTTTACGTCTGTATTTTGTTCT
This genomic window from Desulfovibrio desulfuricans contains:
- the tnpA gene encoding IS200/IS605 family transposase, whose amino-acid sequence is MFAPKYRRKVFYNEKKEAIREIIRTLCQWKGVEIIEGEVCPDHIHLLLSIPPKMSVSG